The Spiroplasma clarkii genome has a window encoding:
- the udk gene encoding uridine kinase, which yields MKNVTIIIIAGGSASGKTNVALKIANEILEGEPVVHVSMDHYYKSFANLSFEEKQKLNFDHPSTLDIDLLCQHLDLLKQRKPIDIPIYDFTTHSQTGTSTRVEPSDVVILDGILSLHIEEIRKRGDIRIFIRTDDDIRFIRHLQRDTVERGRSVADIIEQYLTTVRPSYKYFVETSIDHADIIVPYSEYNTIAVDMIATKIKSLLRKN from the coding sequence ATGAAAAATGTAACTATTATAATTATTGCCGGAGGTAGTGCTAGTGGTAAAACTAATGTTGCTTTAAAAATAGCTAATGAAATTTTAGAAGGAGAACCTGTGGTACATGTTTCTATGGACCATTATTATAAATCTTTTGCCAACTTGTCCTTTGAAGAAAAGCAAAAATTAAATTTTGATCATCCAAGTACTTTAGATATTGATTTATTGTGTCAGCATTTAGACCTGTTAAAACAAAGAAAACCAATTGATATCCCAATTTATGACTTTACCACTCATTCACAAACTGGTACCAGCACCCGAGTTGAACCAAGTGATGTTGTGATTTTGGATGGAATTTTATCACTTCACATTGAAGAAATAAGAAAAAGGGGAGACATTAGAATCTTTATTAGAACAGATGATGATATTCGTTTTATTCGTCACCTCCAAAGAGATACAGTTGAAAGAGGTCGCTCAGTGGCAGACATTATTGAACAATATCTAACAACAGTTCGTCCAAGTTATAAGTATTTTGTGGAAACTTCAATTGATCATGCTGACATTATTGTGCCTTATTCAGAGTATAATACCATTGCTGTTGACATGATTGCTACAAAAATTAAGAGTTTATTAAGGAAAAACTAA
- a CDS encoding DDE-type integrase/transposase/recombinase — translation MKQGKPRVRYYDHDFYLNIEQSFIDSGKTYGCKRIAIDLLTKGIAKSSHKKILRYFKMRSISTNNHVKWKNKVAKPEKVGKYPNLLTDPENFDKYGDVFSVDITEKEFNGERYYTCGFYHIKMKKIFGLVTEKNKGNQLVEKSFLKMTDEFGVFLPNSVIHSDNGSEFKAYNYKLMLMYFNLIPSMSRIAKSTDNGWIEGFWSVFKRECLKENYCYKGLAEYQLNASLYQKFYNYVRIKL, via the coding sequence GTGAAGCAAGGGAAACCTAGGGTAAGATATTATGATCATGATTTTTATTTAAATATTGAGCAGAGCTTTATTGATTCAGGAAAAACCTATGGTTGTAAAAGAATTGCAATAGATTTGCTCACTAAGGGGATAGCTAAGTCATCACATAAAAAAATATTGAGATACTTTAAAATGAGAAGCATCTCCACCAATAATCATGTGAAATGAAAAAATAAGGTAGCAAAACCTGAAAAGGTTGGTAAATACCCAAACTTGTTAACTGATCCTGAAAATTTTGATAAGTATGGTGATGTTTTTTCAGTAGACATAACAGAAAAGGAATTCAATGGTGAAAGATACTATACCTGTGGTTTTTATCATATTAAAATGAAAAAAATATTTGGTTTAGTAACAGAAAAAAATAAAGGGAATCAACTTGTAGAAAAATCATTTCTAAAAATGACTGATGAATTTGGTGTCTTCTTGCCAAACAGTGTAATACACTCAGATAATGGTTCTGAATTTAAAGCATATAATTATAAGTTGATGCTAATGTACTTTAATTTGATTCCAAGCATGTCAAGAATAGCCAAGTCTACAGATAATGGTTGGATTGAAGGGTTTTGATCAGTTTTTAAAAGAGAATGCTTAAAAGAAAATTACTGTTATAAAGGACTTGCTGAGTATCAGCTAAATGCAAGTTTATATCAAAAATTTTACAATTATGTGAGAATAAAGTTGTAA
- a CDS encoding transposase, whose amino-acid sequence MGHYSAKQKEKIILKFRESKTKAKNFVKSYGISDQTLLNWCKKYDQSGIDGLGAPNSADKEELIILRNEVKELKKKNAELETRNEMWKRIEALISKKK is encoded by the coding sequence ATGGGACATTACTCAGCAAAGCAAAAAGAAAAAATAATTTTAAAATTTAGAGAGAGCAAGACAAAGGCCAAGAATTTTGTTAAAAGTTATGGCATCTCAGATCAAACACTTTTAAATTGGTGTAAAAAGTATGATCAATCTGGAATTGATGGTCTTGGGGCACCAAATTCAGCTGATAAAGAAGAACTAATAATTTTAAGAAATGAAGTTAAAGAGCTGAAGAAGAAAAATGCCGAATTAGAAACTAGAAATGAAATGTGAAAAAGAATTGAGGCCCTGATAAGTAAAAAAAAGTAG
- a CDS encoding FMN-dependent NADH-azoreductase, which translates to MAKVLVITGTVSPIEKSYSIALTKSFVKAYIASHPDDELIELDLNTAPMASKTLTRTNQTEYWNEQDAMEYINQLKEVQKVIISSPMNNFNVSGLIKNYLDHILLANQTFSYKYSKKGDAIGLLDHLKVQILTTQGAPFGWYPFGDHTAFLKGTWEFVGAKVCEPILFAGTKVAPIMQMSPDEAVATIADKITKAAKDF; encoded by the coding sequence ATGGCAAAAGTTTTAGTAATAACAGGGACAGTTAGTCCAATCGAAAAATCATATTCAATTGCTTTAACAAAAAGTTTTGTTAAAGCTTACATAGCAAGTCACCCAGATGACGAACTAATTGAGTTAGACTTAAATACAGCCCCAATGGCTAGCAAAACTTTAACTCGTACAAACCAAACTGAATATTGAAATGAACAAGATGCTATGGAATATATTAACCAATTAAAAGAAGTTCAAAAAGTAATTATCTCAAGTCCAATGAATAACTTTAATGTGAGTGGTTTAATTAAAAACTACTTAGACCATATTCTTTTAGCAAATCAAACCTTTTCATACAAATACTCTAAAAAAGGAGATGCAATTGGGCTTTTAGATCACTTAAAAGTGCAAATTTTAACTACCCAAGGAGCACCATTTGGTTGATATCCCTTTGGAGACCACACAGCCTTTTTAAAAGGTACTTGAGAATTTGTGGGGGCAAAAGTTTGTGAACCAATTTTATTTGCTGGTACTAAAGTTGCTCCAATTATGCAAATGAGTCCAGATGAAGCAGTAGCTACAATTGCTGATAAAATCACAAAAGCTGCAAAAGATTTTTAA
- a CDS encoding MarR family transcriptional regulator, which yields MPKKYNIDDLNIHVKLYLLVNFLMREFRQRFTKAFPKLYADAFVHLMFIKHAVGISQFELGELSNTNKSTLSRNIKILLDNELVIKKQQPELMKMNYIYLKKVS from the coding sequence ATGCCAAAAAAATACAATATTGATGATTTAAATATTCATGTTAAACTTTATTTATTAGTAAACTTCTTAATGAGGGAATTTCGTCAAAGGTTCACTAAGGCATTCCCAAAACTTTATGCTGATGCCTTTGTTCATTTAATGTTTATAAAACATGCTGTTGGCATTAGCCAATTTGAACTTGGAGAATTAAGCAATACTAATAAATCAACTTTATCAAGAAATATAAAAATTTTGTTAGATAATGAACTAGTGATTAAAAAACAGCAGCCCGAGCTAATGAAAATGAACTATATTTATCTAAAAAAGGTGAGTTAG
- a CDS encoding ABC transporter ATP-binding protein produces the protein MKNQKKQVFILKNNLYKQIWQSLKDRWFLASLMLTLTIFMSLLLITNIKIIEYITALLVSKSVIDAANNVEKANGFFSRWVTDPNLQKIILENLNNTIKDREAFLQDVIETFFYSNVNYTNHTVYLVLWGLNLNLYNLVEIMIVDIALVILVVYIVYIISGYIAGSYEAKIRKALIDKLIDQDLDYFSQNKTGELIGTLVKESSILAKHIKEAPANYTLSSVTILISSIMMFKINWKLASSVFGLLAIFLILVFIFILITNSSTKKIHQASQKLDNNLTEKVYSIRLIKSSGTFNKEKTEFQESINFVDKKNKGKLFLAEIPNALIVGGIGSFSMASIIFGVFLYYEQTQALVSVMTAFTAGVIVMTLPILQLRQVIADEPAAHVAAASVVRILDSTICIDKHKTQIISEPLTEICFENVEFKYPSSDEIILKNLDIELKKNYKYAFVGPTGSGKSTIAKLILRFYDPSSGLIKINQKYNLQDLNLKSWLDKIGYVDQEPQILSGTIYANIAYGLDNVSNEDIVIAAKKAKLHDLIMSWSDGYDTILFECGSQLSGGQKQRLVIARLILKDPEILILDEATSALDNIVEAEIQAELEKLMVGRTTIAIAHRLSTIKSFDKIFVLEPRMGIVQIGTFDDLISKPGLFKKLYDISS, from the coding sequence ATGAAAAATCAGAAAAAGCAGGTCTTCATTCTTAAGAATAATTTGTACAAACAAATCTGACAGTCTTTAAAAGATAGATGGTTTTTGGCAAGTTTAATGTTGACCTTGACAATTTTTATGTCATTATTATTAATTACAAATATAAAAATTATTGAATACATTACTGCTCTATTAGTATCAAAAAGTGTTATTGATGCTGCAAATAATGTGGAAAAAGCCAATGGTTTTTTTAGTCGTTGAGTAACTGATCCAAATTTGCAAAAAATAATTTTAGAAAATCTCAATAACACTATTAAAGACCGTGAAGCTTTTTTACAAGATGTAATCGAAACATTTTTTTATAGCAATGTTAATTATACAAATCACACAGTTTACTTAGTTCTTTGGGGTTTAAACTTAAATCTTTATAACCTTGTTGAAATTATGATTGTGGATATTGCTTTGGTTATTTTAGTGGTTTACATAGTTTACATCATTAGTGGCTACATTGCTGGAAGCTATGAGGCAAAAATTAGAAAAGCTTTAATTGACAAGTTAATTGATCAAGATTTAGATTATTTTAGTCAAAATAAAACTGGTGAACTAATTGGTACCTTGGTTAAAGAAAGTAGTATTCTAGCAAAACACATTAAAGAAGCACCAGCCAACTACACCCTATCTAGTGTCACAATTTTGATTTCATCAATTATGATGTTTAAAATTAATTGAAAACTAGCTTCGAGTGTTTTTGGATTATTAGCAATCTTTTTAATCTTAGTTTTTATCTTTATTTTGATAACCAATAGTAGCACTAAAAAAATTCACCAAGCAAGTCAGAAATTAGATAATAATTTAACTGAAAAAGTTTATAGCATTCGTTTGATTAAATCAAGTGGAACCTTTAATAAAGAGAAAACAGAATTTCAAGAGTCAATAAATTTTGTTGATAAAAAAAATAAAGGTAAATTATTTTTAGCTGAGATTCCCAATGCTTTAATTGTTGGAGGCATTGGAAGTTTCTCAATGGCTAGTATTATCTTTGGTGTCTTTTTATATTATGAACAAACTCAAGCACTTGTTAGTGTAATGACTGCTTTTACTGCTGGAGTTATTGTAATGACTCTTCCAATTTTGCAATTGCGACAAGTAATTGCTGATGAACCAGCAGCACATGTTGCTGCAGCATCTGTTGTAAGAATTTTAGATTCAACTATTTGCATTGATAAACACAAAACCCAAATTATTTCTGAGCCATTAACAGAAATCTGTTTTGAAAATGTTGAATTTAAATATCCAAGTAGTGATGAAATCATTTTAAAAAATTTAGACATTGAACTCAAAAAAAATTATAAATATGCTTTTGTAGGACCAACTGGAAGTGGAAAATCAACAATTGCTAAATTGATTTTAAGATTTTATGATCCATCAAGTGGACTTATAAAAATTAATCAAAAATATAATTTACAAGACCTAAATCTAAAGTCATGATTGGACAAGATTGGTTATGTTGATCAAGAACCACAAATATTAAGTGGAACAATTTATGCAAACATTGCTTATGGACTTGACAATGTTTCAAATGAAGACATAGTAATTGCTGCAAAAAAGGCAAAATTGCATGACTTAATTATGAGTTGATCTGATGGTTATGACACAATTTTATTTGAGTGTGGAAGTCAATTGTCAGGTGGACAAAAACAAAGATTAGTTATTGCTCGTTTGATTTTAAAAGACCCTGAGATTTTAATTTTAGATGAAGCTACTAGTGCTCTTGACAATATTGTGGAAGCGGAAATTCAAGCAGAACTTGAAAAACTTATGGTTGGTAGAACCACAATTGCAATTGCTCATCGTTTAAGTACAATAAAAAGTTTTGATAAAATTTTTGTACTTGAACCAAGAATGGGAATTGTTCAGATTGGAACCTTTGATGACTTAATTAGTAAACCAGGTTTATTTAAAAAATTATATGACATCTCAAGTTAA
- a CDS encoding carbohydrate kinase family protein translates to MKKTLCIGEALIDVIKQGDAVIEENVGGAPLNVACSIGHLKGSASFYGAIGKDDNGQKIINLLKKHNVGYDKMQVLENNKTTLAFVTIWGEGERNFEFALDADQKISFAAIKDSINDFDIFHFGSATSLLAAEPCENYNQILEATIAAKKFICFDPNWRNLLWKNDVKQFCEKVKPFLKSANLIKMNEEELMIVSEVKDYQSSLKKMIELYPQATFLITLGSLGSVVANKNILQHFEIKKSQNPVDSTGAGDAFIAYIINEIAKFENPNDWTSELSRIINGANEFAKKSIEYKGALTFLDN, encoded by the coding sequence ATGAAAAAAACTTTATGCATTGGTGAAGCCTTAATTGATGTAATCAAGCAAGGTGATGCTGTTATTGAAGAAAATGTTGGGGGAGCTCCACTTAATGTAGCTTGTTCAATTGGACATTTAAAAGGGAGTGCTTCATTTTATGGAGCAATAGGTAAGGATGATAATGGTCAAAAAATTATTAATCTTTTAAAAAAGCATAATGTTGGTTATGACAAAATGCAAGTTCTTGAGAATAACAAAACAACATTAGCATTTGTAACAATCTGAGGAGAAGGTGAAAGAAACTTTGAGTTTGCTCTTGATGCAGATCAAAAAATAAGTTTTGCTGCAATCAAAGATTCTATCAATGATTTTGATATCTTTCATTTTGGTAGTGCCACATCACTTTTAGCAGCAGAACCATGTGAAAATTATAATCAAATTCTTGAAGCTACTATTGCTGCAAAAAAATTTATTTGCTTTGATCCAAACTGAAGAAACTTATTATGAAAAAATGATGTTAAACAATTTTGTGAAAAAGTAAAACCATTTTTAAAAAGTGCCAATCTAATTAAAATGAATGAAGAAGAACTTATGATAGTTTCAGAAGTCAAAGATTATCAAAGCAGTTTAAAAAAAATGATTGAACTTTATCCACAAGCAACTTTCTTAATTACTTTAGGTAGCCTTGGAAGTGTTGTTGCAAATAAAAATATTTTACAACATTTTGAAATTAAAAAATCTCAAAATCCTGTTGACTCAACTGGAGCTGGTGATGCTTTCATTGCTTACATTATTAATGAGATTGCAAAATTTGAAAATCCAAATGATTGGACTAGTGAATTAAGTAGAATTATTAATGGAGCAAACGAATTTGCTAAAAAAAGTATTGAGTATAAGGGAGCATTAACTTTCTTAGACAATTAA
- a CDS encoding glycoside hydrolase family 32 protein — translation MKLKPELIWIKSNQHKQKDIDAYNNLVASDKYYRPVFHLAPPNGLMNDPNGLLFKDGVHHIHYQWSPLQPYHGFKHWLYVTTSDFVNYHDHGESIIPDHPKEAGGAFSGSAYDFGDKVKIYYTGNNEDGNGNVIEEVQIAADFVNGKIINKEVVVENDFERFTAHVRDPKIFEYQGKKYLVFGAQCRDTKKGGLVFYEMQTPEKFTYFKTLTSSLNVDYGHMWECPNLDPLEDKILFMISSEGWFKNDDKYELNSTRNVVYTAIKEFDFENNKLKEEFEMVTMDYGYDFYAPQTYWVDKKLVLLAWFGNVDVQYPTDQFAWHSIMTIPRELSWNKNVLVQKPLAEYCKNILTNKTKKTVTEIKDKQVMHLKFELVGDLEIKISNDKNEFMNIKFDSKEISMDRTHQSEPVDSTCEAPRYAIRKIDKQFVEMFIDRSSIEMFADDYQTIFTSRFFIRDWNKIEFSKEINVEISDVNR, via the coding sequence ATGAAATTAAAACCCGAATTAATTTGAATAAAAAGCAATCAACATAAACAAAAAGATATTGATGCATATAATAATTTAGTAGCAAGTGATAAATATTATCGACCAGTATTTCACTTAGCACCTCCAAATGGATTGATGAATGATCCCAATGGATTATTATTTAAAGATGGAGTTCACCACATTCACTACCAATGAAGTCCCTTACAACCATATCATGGTTTTAAACACTGACTCTATGTAACAACTTCAGACTTTGTAAATTATCACGATCATGGAGAATCAATTATTCCCGATCATCCCAAAGAAGCAGGAGGTGCTTTTTCAGGAAGTGCCTATGACTTTGGTGATAAAGTAAAAATTTATTATACAGGAAATAATGAAGATGGTAATGGAAATGTTATTGAAGAAGTTCAAATTGCTGCTGACTTTGTCAATGGGAAAATCATCAACAAAGAAGTGGTTGTAGAAAATGACTTTGAAAGATTCACAGCTCATGTTCGTGACCCAAAAATCTTTGAATACCAAGGTAAAAAGTATTTAGTTTTTGGAGCTCAATGTCGTGATACCAAAAAAGGTGGTTTAGTATTTTATGAAATGCAAACACCAGAAAAATTCACTTACTTTAAAACATTAACTTCTAGTCTTAATGTGGACTATGGTCATATGTGAGAATGTCCCAACCTAGATCCTCTTGAAGATAAAATTTTATTTATGATTTCTTCAGAAGGATGATTTAAAAATGATGACAAATATGAATTAAACAGTACTAGAAATGTTGTTTATACTGCAATTAAGGAATTTGATTTTGAAAACAACAAGTTAAAGGAAGAGTTTGAAATGGTCACAATGGATTATGGGTATGATTTTTATGCACCCCAAACTTATTGAGTAGATAAAAAATTAGTGTTGCTAGCATGATTTGGAAATGTTGATGTTCAATATCCAACTGACCAATTTGCTTGACATTCAATTATGACCATACCAAGAGAATTGAGCTGAAACAAAAATGTTTTAGTACAAAAACCTCTAGCTGAGTATTGTAAAAACATTTTAACTAATAAAACTAAAAAAACAGTTACAGAAATTAAAGACAAACAAGTTATGCATTTAAAATTTGAACTAGTTGGAGATTTAGAGATAAAAATTTCAAATGATAAAAATGAATTTATGAATATAAAATTTGACAGTAAAGAAATTTCAATGGACAGAACTCACCAATCTGAACCTGTTGACTCAACTTGTGAAGCACCAAGATATGCCATTAGAAAAATTGACAAACAATTTGTTGAAATGTTTATTGACAGATCTTCAATTGAAATGTTTGCAGATGATTATCAAACCATCTTCACATCAAGATTCTTCATTAGAGATTGAAATAAAATTGAATTCTCAAAAGAAATTAATGTTGAAATTTCAGATGTAAACCGTTAA
- a CDS encoding PTS transporter subunit EIIB: MNLFKQKSKNNEAFKILNKNLGGSENIISINHCATRLRIVLKDPQLVNLEEIEKLEFHNGVLLKGDVIQLLIPKDIESFNKEYLTSLGISVNRVANLFDVELKPKKGGLKAFINGIGVIVTPIVPFLITLGIVATITNVIKLIDENNPVYEMFAILQNALVLGFSILIPWSIFKMMNGRQAIGISLGIVLCAKDLSSTLLFMQSGNDLFKWTGTDFSFSNLVSGYPWKISFEGQILPLVGIGFMGVYLERLVNKIKWGVIKQLIGIPAVTIITFFVALLVIAPIGMLITYGMNIGVLWATTHQVAKYVFNPIFGLILPWTVVTGFIQIFVVINLQQFAAYNATTMMALFTQLNIAVATSTLAVALIHSKNKELQKTATPSYLIAFASGSTEPALFGFSLRFLYPVIAASIGSAVGAVITTSTGVLAILGTSSLLIFLSVIPQANVPDYANFGITTLSGGGFLWMAVALVATIGTTFLATMLLSRVNYFKSLSKSILEKDFSPILKTD; encoded by the coding sequence ATGAATTTATTTAAACAAAAAAGCAAAAATAATGAAGCTTTTAAGATATTAAATAAGAATCTTGGTGGTTCAGAAAACATTATCAGCATTAATCACTGTGCAACCCGATTAAGAATTGTCTTAAAAGATCCACAATTAGTTAATCTAGAGGAAATTGAAAAACTTGAATTTCACAATGGAGTACTTTTAAAAGGTGATGTCATACAACTTTTAATACCAAAAGACATTGAAAGTTTTAACAAAGAATACTTAACCAGTTTAGGTATTTCAGTTAATAGAGTTGCCAACTTATTTGATGTTGAATTAAAACCCAAAAAAGGTGGTTTAAAAGCATTTATAAATGGAATTGGGGTTATTGTCACTCCAATAGTACCATTTTTGATTACTTTGGGAATTGTTGCCACAATTACCAATGTGATTAAATTAATTGATGAAAATAATCCAGTTTATGAGATGTTTGCAATCTTACAAAATGCATTAGTTTTAGGATTTTCAATCCTAATTCCATGATCAATTTTTAAAATGATGAATGGGAGACAAGCAATTGGAATTAGTCTTGGAATAGTTTTATGTGCAAAAGATTTAAGTAGCACTTTACTGTTTATGCAAAGTGGCAACGATTTATTTAAATGAACTGGAACAGACTTTTCATTTAGTAATTTAGTGAGTGGTTATCCTTGAAAAATTTCTTTTGAAGGGCAAATTCTGCCTCTTGTAGGAATTGGTTTTATGGGAGTTTACTTGGAAAGACTTGTCAATAAAATAAAATGAGGTGTCATTAAACAACTAATAGGAATTCCTGCAGTCACAATTATTACATTTTTTGTAGCACTACTAGTTATTGCTCCAATTGGGATGCTAATTACTTATGGAATGAATATTGGAGTTTTGTGAGCTACAACTCACCAAGTGGCAAAATATGTTTTTAACCCAATCTTTGGCTTAATACTACCATGAACTGTGGTGACTGGTTTTATTCAAATCTTTGTAGTTATTAACTTACAACAATTTGCTGCCTACAATGCTACCACAATGATGGCTTTGTTTACACAATTAAATATTGCAGTAGCTACAAGTACTTTAGCAGTTGCTTTAATTCACAGTAAAAATAAAGAGTTACAAAAAACTGCCACTCCTTCATACTTAATTGCCTTTGCAAGTGGTTCAACTGAACCTGCCTTATTTGGATTTTCTCTACGCTTCTTGTATCCAGTTATTGCTGCAAGTATTGGTTCTGCAGTGGGAGCAGTTATTACCACTTCAACAGGAGTGTTAGCGATTTTAGGAACTTCATCACTATTAATTTTTCTATCAGTGATCCCCCAAGCAAATGTCCCAGATTATGCTAACTTTGGGATAACAACTTTAAGTGGGGGTGGCTTCTTGTGAATGGCTGTGGCTTTGGTGGCAACAATTGGAACAACCTTTTTAGCCACAATGTTATTGTCAAGAGTCAACTATTTTAAAAGTTTATCAAAATCAATTCTTGAAAAAGACTTTAGTCCAATTTTAAAAACTGACTAA
- a CDS encoding DeoR/GlpR family DNA-binding transcription regulator: MEKKNNYKVVLETIKQFNNITFKELQGHVNIPESTTRRILNNLEKGGKIVKEFGAYQILSAPLVKEIPYLETANINIEQKKEIARKAFYCIKPGESIFLDGGTTIDFLADLLTVDLMINILTNSIPIFIKLYEKGFRDIVLVGGNYNIANHSLVGYSAVDFIEKYNFDIAFLEVSSVDQSFNCYTTRMDDLQIKRKVIERSKFVFVLADESKFDKKSFIKFATKNEVVIISE; this comes from the coding sequence ATGGAAAAGAAAAACAATTATAAAGTTGTCTTGGAAACAATCAAACAATTTAATAACATAACTTTTAAAGAATTACAGGGACATGTTAACATTCCTGAATCTACTACACGTAGGATTCTAAACAACCTGGAAAAGGGTGGTAAAATAGTTAAAGAATTTGGTGCCTACCAAATTCTCTCAGCTCCACTTGTTAAGGAAATTCCCTATTTAGAAACAGCAAACATAAACATTGAACAAAAAAAAGAAATAGCAAGAAAAGCCTTTTACTGTATCAAACCAGGTGAGTCAATCTTTTTAGATGGCGGAACCACAATTGATTTTTTAGCAGATTTGCTAACGGTAGATTTGATGATAAATATTTTAACAAACTCAATTCCAATATTTATAAAATTATATGAAAAAGGATTTAGAGATATTGTTTTAGTTGGTGGAAACTACAATATTGCCAACCATTCATTGGTAGGGTACAGTGCTGTAGATTTCATAGAAAAATACAATTTTGATATTGCATTTTTAGAAGTATCATCAGTCGATCAAAGTTTTAATTGCTATACTACTCGCATGGATGATTTACAAATCAAGCGAAAAGTAATCGAAAGGTCAAAATTTGTTTTTGTCTTAGCTGACGAATCAAAATTCGACAAAAAGTCATTTATTAAATTTGCAACAAAAAATGAAGTAGTAATTATTTCTGAATAA
- a CDS encoding PfkB family carbohydrate kinase, giving the protein MKSLSVGESLIDIIIRPDKDKIFNIIGGAALNYATIYAQSDDNTSTLLSNVGSDEHGKKIKSFLLKNKINLIPITVNDNFTIKAMVRTKSDKSVEFKFIYKNLDNFSKLSPIDIDEYDVISFTSAFYLWEENYFSNVYLSILRSAAAKKKTIVFDPNYRKDIWKSDANYYQRAQEFIKNADFLKLKDSDIDLLEKSADLLGVKVDIRSSIKTKAVLINTKENKQIEIYWNKDKINFEHQIINDIEDATGAGDILVSSFVNNIYGKVINKKAIIEAMNQALITVEKSLKNKGALGFLKDSYWEDDKIQF; this is encoded by the coding sequence ATGAAAAGTTTAAGTGTTGGGGAATCATTAATAGATATAATTATAAGGCCAGATAAAGACAAAATCTTTAACATAATTGGTGGGGCTGCACTAAATTATGCAACAATTTATGCACAATCTGATGATAACACTTCAACATTGCTTAGCAATGTTGGTAGTGATGAGCATGGTAAAAAAATCAAAAGTTTTTTACTAAAAAATAAGATTAATCTAATACCAATTACAGTTAATGACAACTTTACTATTAAAGCTATGGTACGTACTAAAAGTGATAAATCAGTTGAATTTAAATTTATCTACAAAAATTTAGATAACTTTAGTAAACTATCTCCAATAGACATAGATGAATATGATGTAATAAGCTTCACAAGTGCCTTCTACTTATGAGAGGAAAATTACTTTAGTAATGTTTATTTAAGTATTTTGAGATCTGCAGCTGCTAAGAAAAAAACAATTGTTTTTGATCCGAATTACCGTAAAGATATTTGAAAAAGTGATGCAAATTACTATCAAAGAGCTCAGGAATTTATTAAAAATGCCGACTTTTTAAAATTAAAGGACAGTGACATTGACTTACTTGAAAAAAGTGCCGACCTTTTGGGTGTTAAAGTTGATATTCGCAGTTCAATCAAAACAAAAGCAGTCTTGATAAATACCAAAGAGAATAAACAAATTGAAATTTATTGAAATAAAGATAAAATTAATTTTGAACATCAAATTATTAATGATATTGAAGATGCAACTGGAGCTGGTGACATTCTAGTAAGTTCATTTGTCAACAATATCTATGGAAAAGTAATTAACAAAAAAGCAATTATTGAAGCAATGAATCAAGCACTAATTACTGTTGAAAAAAGCCTAAAAAATAAAGGTGCTCTTGGTTTCTTAAAAGATTCATATTGAGAAGATGACAAAATTCAATTTTAA